In the genome of Cryptomeria japonica chromosome 8, Sugi_1.0, whole genome shotgun sequence, one region contains:
- the LOC131857552 gene encoding uncharacterized protein LOC131857552, protein MSPTDEMSTFNNSLFAADPGMDGARFPSGSWITKVNGCLEWCKVRPKFVVPPKMIADDIDYYSNHSLYCNFLGMRVSLQFLELWAQRTWEPVGEMEIMLLANNYFMVTFNCIADRNKVFEGGPYFHNKVGLFIKPWHAGFNPAEELPNHVPVWVRLPRLPVECCQEDVLLLLALLLGKPVGTLSQTLGKKVMTFARICVEINLSKPLPDAIDMCAGSYSWVQQLDYETLPFRYRLCREYGHLLRKCPRYKSVDPQPSQPSREPPKADKGKGNGPTAGVDNDGFVPVKAQNKNRGQKRPFSERQEEVTFNRFEVLDDLCHQEVNPGLVNLEQGIEGFVQEGPALDSSMESQGDSGVLTDAAMPTEGLEAPVSLVVIPAVGEDSSPLGRSADLDSAKKSKPPKLGILQKDIKKGGAEKFAKPGRKKDVEKIKLTGENLVESGRLSYLLRVCLIWHLGYGGVGKQALWSHIRLVRSMAPFHPWIMAGDFNAICELAEKRGGSGRLEPSAFLLRDSINSLNLVDIKPSNGQFTWNNRRVGDYCIAERLDRFLVSCYWVGGMWSSRSEILDWKGSDHWPIKLVIDLTCAPRTPSFRFQLMWLRDPSLKDYVAEWWRSGRPTYGMAMYIFSKRLQHVKYQLKRWNSQCFGNVFQEKAVAQEELDSITRRLREVGVTPELLQAEAQAMRTLEEWELREEIYWKQKA, encoded by the exons ATGTCCCCAACGGATGAGATGTCAACATTTAATAACAGTCTATTTGCAGCAGATCCTGGGATGGATGGTGCAAGATTTCCCTCTGGCTCATGGATCACGAAGGTTAATGGCTGTCTAGAGTGGTGCAAGGTGAGACCGAAATTTGTTGTCCCACCTAAAATGATTGCTGACGATATTGATTACTACTCAAATCATTCCTTATATTGCaattttttggggatgagggtctcGCTTCAGTTTTTGGAGCTTTGGGCTCAGAGAACTTGGGAGCCGGTGGGAGAAATGGAGATAATGTTGTTGGCTaacaattacttcatggttacCTTTAATTGTATAGCTGATCGTAACAAGGTATTTGAGGGAGGACCTTATTTTCATAATAAGGTGGGGTTGTTTATCAAGCCGTGGCATGCAGGATTTAACCCCGCTGAGGAGCTTCCAAATCACGTCCCGGTGTGGGTTCGTTTACCTCGCCTCCCAGTGGAATGCTGTCAGGAGGATGTGTTGCTTTTGCTGGCTTTGTTGCTTGGAAAACCAGTTGGAACTTTGTCACAGACCTTGGGGaaaaaggtaatgacttttgcaaGAATTTGTGTTGAAATTAACCTAAGTAAGCCTTTGCCCGATGCaatagatatgtgtgcgggctcttattcttgggtgcaGCAATTGGACTACGAGACCCTTCCCTTCCGCTACAGGCTCTGTCGTGAATATGGCCACTTGCTGAGAAAGTGTCCAAGATACAAGTCGGTGGATCCCCAGCCTTCTCAGCCTTCTAGGGAGCCTCCCAAGGCAGATAAGGGGAAGGGCAACGGTCCTACTGCGGGGGTAGATAATGATGGTTTTGTTCCTGTCAAGGCTCAGAATAAGAACAGAGGGCAAAAGAGGCCTTTCAGCGAAAGGCAAGAAGAGGTCACTTTTAATAGGTTTGAGGTTTTGGACGACCTTTGTCACCAGGAAGTTAACCCAGGTTTGGTAAACTTGGAGCAGGGGATTGAGGGGTTTGTTCAAGAGGGACCTGCTCTCGATTCTTCTATGGAATCACAAGGTGATTCTGGTGTGCTCACGGATGCTGCTATGCCGACAGAAGGTCTGGAGGCTCCTGTTTCTTTGGTTGTTATTCCAGCAGTGGGGGAGGATTCTTCTCCTCTTGGGCGAAGTGCAGATCTGGATTCTGCTAAGAAATCTAAGCCTCCAAAATTGGGtattttgcaaaaagatattaagaAAGGTGGGGCAGAGAAATTTGCTAAACCAGGTAGAAAGAAGGATGTGGAAAAGATCAAATTGACAGGCgagaacttggttgagtcagg GAGACTAAGTTATCTGTTGAGAGTATGCTTGATTTGGCACCTAGGCTATGGAGGTGTG GGTAAGCAAGCTCTATGGTCTCATATCAGGTTAGTCCGATCTATGGCACCTTTCCATCCATGGATTATGGCTGGAGACTTCAATGCTATTTGCGAGTTGGCTGAGAAGCGAGGTGGTTCTGGGAGGCTGGAGCCCTCTGCTTTTTTGCTTCGGGATAGCATCAACTCTTTAAATCTTGTTGATATCAAGCCTAGTAATGGACAGTTTACTTGGAACAACCGTCGAGTTGGGGATTATTGCATCGCAGAAAGGCTGGATCGCTTTCTGGTGTCCTGCTACTGGGTTGGGGGGATGTGGTCTTCCCGCTCTGAGATCTTGGATTGGAAAGGTTCAGATCACTGGCCTATCAAGCTTGTCATTGATTTGACTTGTGCTCCGCGTACGCCTTCTTTTAGGTTCCAGCTCATGTGGTTACGTGACCCTTCTCTGAAGGATTATGTGGCAGAATGGTGGAGGAGTGGAAGACCTACTTATGGGATGGCAATGTATATTTTTTCCAAGCGTCTTCAACATGTTAAATATCAGCTTAAGCGCTGGAACTCTCAGTGTTTTGGGAATGTCTTCCAGGAAAAGGCAGTGGCTCAGGAAGAATTGGATAGTATCACAAGGAGGTTAAGGGAGGTTGGAGTGACGCCTGAGCTTCTTCAGGCTGAAGCACAAGCTATGAGAACCTTGGAGGAATGGGAGCTGAGGGAAGAGATATATTGGAAACAGAAGGCTTGA